GCAATAAATTTGGCTTCGATCTCGTTCCATTCTTCATCAGATTCAATTTCATCGAAAACAAGAGTGCCGTCTTCTTCTTCAGTATAGCGGAAGGCTGTAATCGAAATATCTTCACGTTCTTCTTCTAATTCTTCCGATAAACCAACCACTAAATAATTGAGATTGTTCATTGTAAATGTGTAGAGAACATCAAAGGATTCTTCTCCTAATAAAAGCTGTTCACCAATTTCTACGGCCATTTGTCATCTCTCCAATCTGAGTATTTTTCCAGTCTAGCGTAAGTGCAAAAGCTTCTCTAATAGTGTGTCCATTTATGGTAATCTTATCATCAGGCTGTTTTCGCAAGGTTTGTGGCTTTTCGAATCAGTTGATCATCTATGATATAGCTTTGTTTCGGGCATCATTTCGTCTATTTTTGATGGAATTCAACAGTGAAATGGAAGATTTAATCAAAAATATAATGAAATAGCCACAATGTATACGAAAAGAGCCTATAATAAAGATAGGATTGAACGTTGATTATAACATACTGAAGTTGAAATGAAACAATGCTGGACTTTTAATAGTAGAGTCTTGCGTTTTTAAAGAAGGCTGTTTTCGCAAAGATTGTGGCTTTTCGTATCCATTAACAATCTGTGATATAGCTTGTTTCGGGCATCATTTCGTCTGTTTTTGATCGAAATCAACAGGGAAATGGAGGATTTATTAAAAAATCAGAAGAAATAGCCACAATATATACGAAAAGAGCCTTAAAGAAAGAGAGATCCAAATTATGTGGTTTCGATTTTTCTTATTCCGTAATCGGGCTAGATTGTTGGGCAACCAATATGTCGAAGTAAACACAGAGAGCGATACAGTGAGTTTGATGACCTTGGAAAGTAGAGCGTGGCCATCAAGAGAGCGAAGAATCACCGTTAATGTCCTTGGAATGAGAAGCGCGGTACATCAATACTGTTCAGCAGGAAAATTCAAACGGAGGATAGACATAAATTGTTTAGTGTCATTCTTCAACTATAAAGGTATTTATACTTCAAAAAACACTTCGTGAAGTTGGATTAGGATTAAATGTTATTATAAGTGCCAATGTGGCTAGAAGAAGTAAAAGCTAGGGGAATCCTTCGTTAATTACATCGTTCTAATTATGAGTCAATATATTTTGGAAGGGAGCTCTATGACAACCTATATTTCTTTACTCCGTGGAATCAATGTAAGTGGCAAAAATAAAATCAAAATGGTGGATTTGAAAAAATGTTACGAATCATTAGGTTTAAGAGATGTTCGCACATATATCCAAAGTGGTAATGTCTTATTTACATCCGATCATAAAAAGCAAACTGAAGTAGCTACTTTGATTGAAAGAGGGATCGAGGAAACCTTTGATCTAGCCGTTTCCGTTCTGACTCGTAGCAAAAAAGAATGGACGAGTATGGTGGAGGAAAGACCTTTTTCCATTGAGGATCCTGCTAAAATGCACGTCACCTTTTTGGCGGAGCCAGCGAATAGGTATATTGAAGAGCCTATTAGGAATAAAAAAAGCGAGTCTGAGGATTTCTCTATTTCGCAAAAGGAAGTTTATTTACTTTGTCCCGACGGCTACGGGAAAACAAAGCTGACAAATACATTCATTGAAAAGTCAGCCGGTGTAAAAGCCACTACAAGAAATTGGAAGACGGTCATGAAATTGGCGGAGATGATGACAGATTTGTAAAGGTTCCTGACTGGGAGAGTCTCCTCCGGCTAACGAGAAAATAAAAAGAATGAAACAAATGATATTTCTAAGCAATTCATTGGTTTATATAACTGAGAGGAAGAAACTTGGTAAAAGCTGGAGTTTCCTCTAAAAGAGTTCAGTTCAGATTCGTCTACATATGAATCCCAATTCCCCAATTTCATTTGCTGAATTGGGTTTTTTTAGTTGAGTAAAAACATCAGTTGGATATTTATTTTATTTGGAATGTGTATCAGAAAAAGAAATTTTTTTCGGTCTATTATTCATGTTAAACAACACTTAATAGGAAAGATCTTCTCAAATAAATGAAAAAAAGGAAGAGAAGGCTAATTTTACAATGGGTTCGACTATCCGTATGGGCAGTTGAGACACATCCTTAAGAGAGATTTTAGAAATTGATTACTCAGTGGACTTTCCATTTTAGATTTCTTCAAGAATTCAGAACTTCCCACTCATTTCCCCAGTCTGTCATCGCATTGAAAATGGGACGAAGTGACTCCCCTTTTTCAGTAAGAGAATACTCAACATGAGGGGGGATTTCAGAATAAGAGATTCGATTAATAATACCCTCTTTCTCTAACTCTTTTAAGCGTAAAGATAGAGTTCTTGGGCTGATACCATTTAAAGAGCGAAGTAATTCTCCAAATCGCCTAGGTCCGATGATTAAGTCCCTTAAAATGAGGAACGTCCACTTCGGTCCAATGATATTCATGATTTTTTCGATAGGACATTTGACTAAAAAATGATCCTGTTTACCGTCCATTTCTTAACCCCCACTATTATTTTTGATAGTAACTATAAAAAATATCCGTACTATTATTGATATTGTACATCATTTATTATAGTTATAGATTTAACTTTAGTAAAAAATGGGAGAGTGAAAAAATGAGAGCGATTGTCTTTGGTGGTACTGGATTTATTGGTAGTCATGTAGTGGAGCAATTACATTTAGCTGGTCATCAGGTCACAGTGGCTGTTCGTGGAACAAGTGATATCAGCTTTTTGAAAAGTTTAGGAATCAATGCTAAAACGGTGGATTTCACAAATTTCACAGCTATTCGAAAAGTGTTAAGTGAAAATGAGATTGTTTATAATTGCTTAGCGTCAGGTTCTCAGGATATCTCACAAAGAAACTCAGAAGCTTTAGTTGAAATCACATTAACAAAAAGACTTATTGAAGCGGCGATTTTAGAAGGAATATCACGTTTTATTCAATTAAGTACAATTGTCATTTATGACTTTAAATCGAATGATTCCATAGATGAAAAGTACATTTCCCATCCTGAATATGATATTCAAAAAATCAATTTAGAAAGGGAAAAGATAGTAAGAGAAGCAGGTGAAAGGAACCAAATAGAGACCATTATTCTTCGTCCAGCAAGTACAATAGGTAGTAGAGATGCTAAATCTTTTTTTTCTATATTATTTATGGCACATTTAAGCGACCAATTTCCAATTGTCGGAAACGGGGAAAAAAAAGTCTCAATCATCGATACAAGAGATATTGGAAGAGCTATGGAATGGTTAGGGACATACGAAAAGCCAAAGGAAGATAATGGAGTTTATTTATTAAAAGGATTCGATACTACTTGGTATGGATTAAAAACAGAAATAGACTGGGCATTAGAAAGAGAGGCAAAAACCATCCAGTTACCGACAATTGAAAAGTCTCTTATGATTGATAATTTTATGGTCAATAGAATCTGGAATGATGAAAAAATAAAAAGCTTAGGGTTCAATACAAAATATTCATTATCGGAAGCTGTGGAAACAGCTGTGAATGATTTACGTACAAGAAAGTAAAGCATTTATAGATTTTCGATTGAGGAAGTGCTGATAAAAAGAGTTCCTTTTGGTCAGTCTGCTTGTTAATGCAAGTGTTACTTTCCGGATAAAAGATAATGGATTGTTTTAGGAATCATCGTGAACCTTTGGCAAGGGAGGTGGACAGTACCTTCCTGCAAAAGGAGAAGATGAACATTCCGAAAAAAATCAATTTACCACAATAACTCCTTTTCAATCTGGCGTCACATAATCTGTACTGAGAGGAATGACTGTTATTCGCATCTTTAAAATAAACAATTACTACTACTGCTCATGCCTAACGCATACTAGTGATTGAGGAGTATTCATAAGGTCCTCGACCAAGACAGAACGAGGGAGTGAATGACTTGAACAAGACAACCTCACAGTACACTCAAAACCATCACTTACGCAAAAAGAAACCCAATTTTCTCATTCTTATGGTCGATCAAGAGCGATACCCAGCTATATATGAAGATAATGAGCTTCAAATCTGGCGAAAAGAAAACTTGGTGACACAAGAGTTGCTAAAAAAAAATGGATTTGAGTTTAAAAGCCATTATGCAGGAAGTACCGCCTGCTCGCCTAGTCGTGCTACATTGTATACTGGACAATACCCCTTGCTACATGGCGTCACGCAAACAAGTGGTGTCGCCAAATCGGCGTTTGATCCCGATCTTTTTTGGTTGGATCCGAATACGGTTCCGACGATGGGGGATTATTTTAGGACGGAAGGGTATCGGACCTTTTGGAAGGGAAAATGGCATGCTTCAGATGAAGACATTTTGATTCCAGGAACAAAGGACGCCTTCCCGAGTTATACTTCTACAGGTGTTCCAGATCATGACAAGGTCGATCTATATCTTCGTGCCAATCGGTTAGACCCGTTTGGATTCTCAGGCTGGGTTGGCCCTGAGCCACATGGCTCTGCTGCCCGAAATTCAGGCTCGTCCGCTGCAATCGGCTTAAGTGGACGAGATGAAATTTATGCAGAGGAAACCGTAGAATTACTTCATTCTCTTGAAAAAGAAGCAAAAGAGGGGGAAAACACGCCTTGGTTTGTAATGTGCTCCTTCGTCAATCCTCATGATATTGCTTTGTTTGGAACCTTTACAGAACTAAGTCCACTTTACGATTTTAAAATTGACCCTACACTCCCATTCATACAGCGACCTCCAACGGCGAATGAGTCATTAAAAACGAAACCAACAGCCCAAGAAAACTATCGAATTGCGTATCAACATGCACTGCAGCCATTACGAGACACTTTATTTTATCGGCAGTTGTATTATTCGTTGCAAAAGCAAGCGGATCAAGAGATGCACAAGGTTTTCCAGGCGCTACAAAAATCCAGTTTCTACGAGGAAACCATAGTTGTGTTTTTATCTGATCATGGGGAGTTGTTAGGTGCACACGGAGGATTATTTCAGAAATGGTATAACACATACGAGGAATCAATTCATGTCCCTTTGATTATTCATAACCCAAAACTATTTTCCGAAGATCAGTGTACAGAAATGATAACAAGTCATGTCGATGTATTACCGACATTATTAGGGCTTGCCCAGATAAAACCACAAGAGGCTAGGTTAAAGCTCCAGAAGAACCATACCGAGGTACATCCATTAGTGGGGCGAAATCTTACCCCCTTATTAGCAGGAGAAACCACCTTCTTCAGAGCGGATGAACCCATTTATTTCATGAGTGATGATGATATCACTAGAGGACCAAATCAAGTCAGTGCGACAGGAAAGCCGTATAAATCAGTTGTCGAACCCAATCATATCGAAGCCATAATCACGAAGCTTTCAACTGGAAAAGAAGGTGAGCAGGAGATTTGGAAGCTTTCACGCTACTTTGACAATCCGCAGTTTTGGAGTAACCCAGGCTGTGAGGATGTGACCACTAATCAAGTCTCACAAACGAACACTTCAGTCAATACAGATTGCTCTCTTTGTGTTACAACCACAAAAAATTGTCCTGTACCAGATGAGTATGAGCTCTATAACTTGACTCTAGATCCTTTAGAAGAAAAGAATTTAGCCTTTTCTACCTATGAAACACCAGAGTCCATCGCTGTTAAAAACCTATTGCTTTCCGCGCTTGAAGAACAATGTCGCCAAAAGCGATTAGCACCAACGAGTGGGGAAGTTCCCGGCATGCCATCATGTAATTGTAAATCTTAGATTCCAGAATAAAGGGATTTTTTAAGTTTATTCTTGTGGGAATGGCACATGAAAATAGGAAAGTAAAAAAAGGATTATGCCTATCGAGAGTATATACGCTCGTAGGGGATGCTTTTGGTGCAACGCAATAATGGAGAACATGGTAAGATCAAATAAAAACGAATCCCAAAAATTCCAGCCGTTTTTATATGAAATTCTACCAAATAGATGTAAAATCCATTCAAACACAATATACAAGAATGACCAACCGAATATATACAAGAACTGATGAACCTTCTTCGTAGGGAAATGAGAGAGAAAGAGGTATACAGTTAAGGGCATTGTTATCAGTGCATAGACTATAACCGTGATGTCATGCCCATATAGAAAATCAGGATGAAATTTCCATAAAGAAAAATCCTTTACCATAAACTCATATAGAAGACCACCTGTCGTAATAAAAAACATACTTGCGTGATATTCTCTCCAATTATTCCAGTTGCCCCATCTATAGCAAGAAAGGACAACGATTATCGCAATAGCTAAATGCATATTCTCTCCGCCTTTAATCATGAAGTCATGGGGAATTTCTTAAGCTTACTTCTTATTATGACGATAAATCGTTGAAATATTATTTTTTCATAAGCACCATCCCCTCAAGTGTGTTCTTGGGGGGATGGTGCTTATTTTACAGAATAAGAAAGCATGGACTTTGGCAGTTAGATAAGTTCTTAGCTCCAGGTGCAATCGGTTCGAGGTCATAAGTCGGTTGGTGGGGGCGTAAGAATTCCTTACTCACTGAGCGTCCTTCCGTCTCCTATTTCATAAATAGCACCTTGTATCTCATAGATGAAATTTTTGTTTGTAAGGTTGAGTGATTGAGCAATTTCATTTGGAAAGTGGATAGAAATCACTATATGGCAAACCATATAACTTGAGAAATGAAAGCACATCATTGATGATAGTAGAGGTTAAATCTTAACATTGGGGTTGTTTTCACAGAGGTTTTTTCAATTTCCGTTAATGATTGATGAAGTACTTCATTGTGGTATCGATATCGTTCAAAAGAAGATTAAAGATGCTCTAAGTCGATCTTTTAGTGGAATATTTACTGTTGCGAAAATTGCCAGGGTTAAAAAAGTTGGAGGAATATCATGGAATCAAAAATTAAAACAAAACCTATAATTATTACATTTATGATTGGGGCGTTTTTTGCGATATTAAATGAAACCTTACTAAATATTGCGCTAACCGAATTGATGAATGTGTTCAACATTGATGCGCCGACCGTCCAATGGCTGGCCACCGGATTTATGCTTGTGATGGGTGTGCTAATGCCGATATCAGCATTATTGATTCAATGGTTTACAACGAGACAGATGTTCATCGGTGTCATGTCGATTTTCTTACTGGGGACCATTATTGCTGCGACCGCGATCAGTTTTCCGATGTTGCTAACCGGGAGGATGATTCAAGCGGTGGGGACGGGATTATTGATCCCTGTTATCTTTAATGCAATCCTTTTGCTTTATCGACCTGAGGTTCGGGGTAAAATCATGGGGACATTCGGACTTGTAATCATGTTTGCTCCCGCCATCGGACCGACGTTATCAGGAATCATCGTTGATTTCTTAGGCTGGCGTTGGTTATTCATCACTGTTATTCCTTTTGCTGTTTTTTCGATTTTATTTGCGGCGAAATATTTGCAAAATGTTGGAGAAGTGACACGTCCAAAGGTAGACCTTTTTTCGATATTGTTATCGACGATTGCCATAGGTGGAATCGTGTATGGGTTTAGTAGTATTGGCGAGCAAACAGAAGGATTATCGCTGACTATTATCGCCATTCTTGTCATTAGTTTTATTAGCTTAATCGTTTTCGTTTTACGACAACTAAAATTGGAAGAACCACTATTAGATGTACGGGTGTTTAAATATAAAAGTTATACGCGCGGGATTAGTGTGTTCGTCATTGTCATTATGGCAATGTTCGCTTCTGAAATCGTGATGCCGATGTATTTACAAGGCCCACTTGGCTATTCCGCAAAAATAGCAGGATTATTGCTATTACCAGGTGCACTATTAAATGGTCTTATGTCTCCTATCATGGGGAATTTATTTGATAAGTACGGGCCGAGAAAACTGATTATCCCAGGCACGATTGTACTCGTTGTTGTGATGATCTTTTTTAGCAATATTACCCCCAAAATCCCGATTTGGTCGTTTGTGCTGGCCTATGTGGCTCTGATGTTGTCGATCTCAGCCATTATGATGCCTGCTCAAACGAATGCGCTCAATGAATTGCCTAAGCATTTATACCCGCATGGAACTGCCATCGCAAATACTTTACAACCAGTAGGTGGGGCACTTGGTGTATCCATTTTTGTAAGTATTTTAACCCGAAGTCAGACCAGTTACCTCGACGCTCAAAGTGGACCGATGACCGAACAAATCATGAATGACTCGATGACAAGAGGCGTTCACCATGCCTATTGGTTTGCTTTGGCTTTGTGTGTGTTAGCATTTGGGATTGCGTTGTTTATCAGAAAGGCAATTGCTCCTGATTTTGATGAAGGAGAAAATAGTGCATAAACAGGAAGATGTGCATAAAAAGAAAAAGTCGTGCGTAAACCATTAAAAGTCGTGCACAAACTCCAAAAAGTTGTGCGCAAAGGATTGAAAGTGGTGCATAAACAGGAGGATGTGCATAAAAAGAAAAAGTTGTGCATAACGAAGCTATCTCACCGTTTATAGACTGATTCGAAAAAGAAACAAACTTTGCGTAAAAAGTCTAAACAAAAAAATGGTGTATCAAGAGTGCTTGATACACCATTTTTTGAGGGTTTACGGGAGTGAAAGGGCTGAGGGAAAACTTCCTCTGACCTTGTTATTTTACGAGCAGGTATTCATCCATTATATTTGTGATAATTTTCTTAACGGGCATTATTTCTTTGATTTCATCTACTTTTGCACCTGCAAAGACTAAGCCGCTCTCTACATCTCCTCCAACTGATCTTAGTAAGGAATCGAGTGTACAAAAGCGATAAGAACAATTTCTTAAACAGTTATAGCATTTATCAATTTTAACTTTTTTATCATCACTGATTAAATCGGTAAATTTATTTTTAATTGCTCTGCCGTGTAAGCCCACACTTGTTTTGACCATGGTGATGTCTTCTTTATTGGCCGCGATGTATTTCTGTTTAAAAGACATTGGTGCGTCACATTCTTCACTTGCCACAAAACGAGTTCCCATTTGCACACCGGCAGCTCCCATACTAAGAGCTTTCGCCACATCTTCTCCTGTCGAAATTCCGCCTGCTGCAATGACTGGGATCTTCACAGCTTCAACTACCTCAGGGAGAATATCAAATAATGGTCGCTCTGTACCAAGATGTCCACCTGCTTCATTTCCTTCCACTACAACCGCTGATGCACCTAATCTTTCTGAAAGTTTGGCTAGTTTAGCGGATGAAACAATTGAAAGGACCGGAATCCCATATTCTTTTCCCCAATTGTACATATCTCTAGAAATGCCAGCTCCGGAAATAATGAAATCTACTTTTTCTTCCATAGCAGCTTTCATTTTTTCGGAAAAGTCATTCATAGCAAATAACACGTTTACACCTATGAAGCCCATACCATTCGTAAGCTCTCTAGCTTTTCGAATGTGATTTCGTAATTCTTCTATTGAAATTCCGGTTCCAGAAATAATTCCAACCCCACCAGCATTGGCAACCGCCGATGCAAGCTTACTTAAAGAGATACCAACGCCCATTCCGCCCTGCATGATGGGAAACTTCGGTTTAACATGTGCAAATTGTAATTTTGGTAATTTCAAAGGAATACCTCATCTCATC
This DNA window, taken from Bacillus sp. 2205SS5-2, encodes the following:
- a CDS encoding MDR family MFS transporter; the protein is MESKIKTKPIIITFMIGAFFAILNETLLNIALTELMNVFNIDAPTVQWLATGFMLVMGVLMPISALLIQWFTTRQMFIGVMSIFLLGTIIAATAISFPMLLTGRMIQAVGTGLLIPVIFNAILLLYRPEVRGKIMGTFGLVIMFAPAIGPTLSGIIVDFLGWRWLFITVIPFAVFSILFAAKYLQNVGEVTRPKVDLFSILLSTIAIGGIVYGFSSIGEQTEGLSLTIIAILVISFISLIVFVLRQLKLEEPLLDVRVFKYKSYTRGISVFVIVIMAMFASEIVMPMYLQGPLGYSAKIAGLLLLPGALLNGLMSPIMGNLFDKYGPRKLIIPGTIVLVVVMIFFSNITPKIPIWSFVLAYVALMLSISAIMMPAQTNALNELPKHLYPHGTAIANTLQPVGGALGVSIFVSILTRSQTSYLDAQSGPMTEQIMNDSMTRGVHHAYWFALALCVLAFGIALFIRKAIAPDFDEGENSA
- a CDS encoding winged helix-turn-helix transcriptional regulator; the protein is MDGKQDHFLVKCPIEKIMNIIGPKWTFLILRDLIIGPRRFGELLRSLNGISPRTLSLRLKELEKEGIINRISYSEIPPHVEYSLTEKGESLRPIFNAMTDWGNEWEVLNS
- a CDS encoding DUF1697 domain-containing protein yields the protein MTTYISLLRGINVSGKNKIKMVDLKKCYESLGLRDVRTYIQSGNVLFTSDHKKQTEVATLIERGIEETFDLAVSVLTRSKKEWTSMVEERPFSIEDPAKMHVTFLAEPANRYIEEPIRNKKSESEDFSISQKEVYLLCPDGYGKTKLTNTFIEKSAGVKATTRNWKTVMKLAEMMTDL
- a CDS encoding CBO0543 family protein encodes the protein MHLAIAIIVVLSCYRWGNWNNWREYHASMFFITTGGLLYEFMVKDFSLWKFHPDFLYGHDITVIVYALITMPLTVYLFLSHFPTKKVHQFLYIFGWSFLYIVFEWILHLFGRISYKNGWNFWDSFLFDLTMFSIIALHQKHPLRAYILSIGIILFLLSYFHVPFPQE
- a CDS encoding NAD-dependent epimerase/dehydratase family protein encodes the protein MRAIVFGGTGFIGSHVVEQLHLAGHQVTVAVRGTSDISFLKSLGINAKTVDFTNFTAIRKVLSENEIVYNCLASGSQDISQRNSEALVEITLTKRLIEAAILEGISRFIQLSTIVIYDFKSNDSIDEKYISHPEYDIQKINLEREKIVREAGERNQIETIILRPASTIGSRDAKSFFSILFMAHLSDQFPIVGNGEKKVSIIDTRDIGRAMEWLGTYEKPKEDNGVYLLKGFDTTWYGLKTEIDWALEREAKTIQLPTIEKSLMIDNFMVNRIWNDEKIKSLGFNTKYSLSEAVETAVNDLRTRK
- a CDS encoding sulfatase-like hydrolase/transferase, whose amino-acid sequence is MNKTTSQYTQNHHLRKKKPNFLILMVDQERYPAIYEDNELQIWRKENLVTQELLKKNGFEFKSHYAGSTACSPSRATLYTGQYPLLHGVTQTSGVAKSAFDPDLFWLDPNTVPTMGDYFRTEGYRTFWKGKWHASDEDILIPGTKDAFPSYTSTGVPDHDKVDLYLRANRLDPFGFSGWVGPEPHGSAARNSGSSAAIGLSGRDEIYAEETVELLHSLEKEAKEGENTPWFVMCSFVNPHDIALFGTFTELSPLYDFKIDPTLPFIQRPPTANESLKTKPTAQENYRIAYQHALQPLRDTLFYRQLYYSLQKQADQEMHKVFQALQKSSFYEETIVVFLSDHGELLGAHGGLFQKWYNTYEESIHVPLIIHNPKLFSEDQCTEMITSHVDVLPTLLGLAQIKPQEARLKLQKNHTEVHPLVGRNLTPLLAGETTFFRADEPIYFMSDDDITRGPNQVSATGKPYKSVVEPNHIEAIITKLSTGKEGEQEIWKLSRYFDNPQFWSNPGCEDVTTNQVSQTNTSVNTDCSLCVTTTKNCPVPDEYELYNLTLDPLEEKNLAFSTYETPESIAVKNLLLSALEEQCRQKRLAPTSGEVPGMPSCNCKS
- a CDS encoding NAD(P)H-dependent flavin oxidoreductase — translated: MKLPKLQFAHVKPKFPIMQGGMGVGISLSKLASAVANAGGVGIISGTGISIEELRNHIRKARELTNGMGFIGVNVLFAMNDFSEKMKAAMEEKVDFIISGAGISRDMYNWGKEYGIPVLSIVSSAKLAKLSERLGASAVVVEGNEAGGHLGTERPLFDILPEVVEAVKIPVIAAGGISTGEDVAKALSMGAAGVQMGTRFVASEECDAPMSFKQKYIAANKEDITMVKTSVGLHGRAIKNKFTDLISDDKKVKIDKCYNCLRNCSYRFCTLDSLLRSVGGDVESGLVFAGAKVDEIKEIMPVKKIITNIMDEYLLVK
- a CDS encoding DUF1292 domain-containing protein, with protein sequence MAVEIGEQLLLGEESFDVLYTFTMNNLNYLVVGLSEELEEEREDISITAFRYTEEEDGTLVFDEIESDEEWNEIEAKFIAYQEELEKEVH